From the genome of Thiomicrorhabdus indica:
TTGTGGCTGCACTTGGATTACAGTGTATTTCAAACCAAAGAGTGGTTGTTCAATGATTCCGGTTTGGATTTGGCGGTGGCGGAAACCTTAATGAGTAGCGAGTCACGACCTCGTTTTTCTCCCATGGAAACCGGCACTTTAATGGCATGGCGTGGCGTAAATTTAAATGCAAAAGAAGACCCTGAAGATATGGTGGCGCTACGTTTGTGGCGAGATGACCATCGCTTAATCACCACGATTCGCCGAGAGCTAAAATCGGTTTCTGAATTGGCATACAATTTTGAAAAAAGTCGCGGCCCGAATTCTCTGAGTGAACTGATGGTTGAATTAGGTGATCGCATGATTAGCCGAATTGGTGAAATGGTGTCGGAATTCGAAGAGCAGATGGGGGTGCTGGAAGATCAAGTCATTGAGGACAGTAGTGCCAAACTTCGTTCCGAACTGTCACAACTTCGGCGTAAGGTGATTGGGATTCGACGTTACATGGCGCCACAAAAAGAAGCTTTGATGCGTTTTTCGTTGGAACGTTTGACATGGATGCAACAAACGGACCGTTCGGAACTTCGAGAAGTGGTCGATCGCATGACTCGTGAGTTGGAAGATTTGGAAGCGTTGCGAGAACGTGCGGTGGTCGCACAAGAAGAGTTGCAAAACCGGTTGTCTGAGCAGCTGAATAGTCGCATGTATGTTCTATCGATTATTACAGCTATTTTTCTACCGCTTGGTTTTTTGACCGGAATGTTTGGAATCAACATTGGTGGTATGCCGGGTGTGGAAAACCCACAAGCATTTCGTTATTTTGCTTGGCTCATCGTGATCTTGATTGTGGTGCAAGTGGTTATTTTTAAATGGCGTAAGTGGTTTTAAACTGGTCGGGTTATGACAGTGACAAGAAGAAATCACCTTTTGGTCTCAATCGTTAATGGATTCTTGTGTGTGAAGGTGGTAGGTCTTTGCCACTGTTAATGCTCGATCGTGAGAAATGCTTATTGGTAGTAAACACCGGCGCGTTCAGGTTGATAGACTATATCGGTAATTTTGACTTTTATACAGCCACCTCCTGGCTTTGGCCATTCAATTTCATCATTGATTGCCAGCCCAAGTAATGCACTGCCAACCGGTGCAAGTATCGAAATGGTTGTACCATCCTCTTGCATATTTTTCGGATAAACTAACTTGAGTTCAAACTCTTTGTTATCCGATTCAATGACAAATTTGACAGTTGAGTTCATGGTCACAATATGTGGGGGGACGTCTTCTGGAGCAACGACATTCGCGCGCTCCAACTCGTACTCAAGCTCAGTAATTCCCA
Proteins encoded in this window:
- a CDS encoding zinc transporter ZntB; translation: MDNGLIFALLLDGQGGAKSLNWLQVQAWSPEQGELWLHLDYSVFQTKEWLFNDSGLDLAVAETLMSSESRPRFSPMETGTLMAWRGVNLNAKEDPEDMVALRLWRDDHRLITTIRRELKSVSELAYNFEKSRGPNSLSELMVELGDRMISRIGEMVSEFEEQMGVLEDQVIEDSSAKLRSELSQLRRKVIGIRRYMAPQKEALMRFSLERLTWMQQTDRSELREVVDRMTRELEDLEALRERAVVAQEELQNRLSEQLNSRMYVLSIITAIFLPLGFLTGMFGINIGGMPGVENPQAFRYFAWLIVILIVVQVVIFKWRKWF
- the rnk gene encoding nucleoside diphosphate kinase regulator, translated to MKTRPEITISSLDYDRLYKLIESLPNNGLVGITELEYELERANVVAPEDVPPHIVTMNSTVKFVIESDNKEFELKLVYPKNMQEDGTTISILAPVGSALLGLAINDEIEWPKPGGGCIKVKITDIVYQPERAGVYYQ